The Verrucomicrobiia bacterium genome has a segment encoding these proteins:
- a CDS encoding response regulator — translation MALTTVQWPAVQRLSKIIFSGWGVLGVAAFCLAAVPPAPVPVEKEAPWRIANFSKDAGVGRRNVFDLAFETNGVAWFAVSDGLYRYDGYHWRKFTVADGLPSSFIRSVTVTREGVLWVGTDRGAGTFNGQYFSHLAPPEKLAGPNVRRIVQTRDGALWFCCDRWPDATQPGGLTRWFQGAYTHHGVSNGLPSDHVINLFEQSNGTLIVMTGKGPAMGQAGKWQYIAFTEPGYSFEDFSWGVIETPEGWLFAQAQNNAFYFDGQRWRACPREGTPKYLPLCLARDGSVIAAGDIGPEAVSFLRWDGQKFMRASAVLRGEALDVKHLKAAPDGAIWAVGRGTILRWEYGPGLWEWHPQYSQVLLEDQQGRLWFAGERGLVCQGERSSTTFLQAQPPLVQGAQQSLWFNAAGGVTRWVNNQTEGYHVHECGLELFFDGVADGTGRYTWFYGRGGGRRHVIARHGAEGWQLYDSEALRRREVISMAADPEHGVWVVLNDGENTRYEIVKVTTNGLAVPPVAGEYPRVYRPQLCVSHQVLYVFGYSGLWTSPLTVPLKFTYVEQAKGVVSFGRSVGEVSAFVVREGIDGRAAIVVHRGANWFRHPIHYGQRLWLGETGWLLVADGAEMVLWQVHEWDAPTYLSLPAEASINSLIRIRDHDFWLGTSMGVLRRHSRPIQPDTDLGGPAAVDEDTPAVFFARGLAPFTPLEQNRRYSFSWRLNDGTWSDYGDWPAAGLMFTNLPSGTHFLSVRARDGLGGEDPSPAVLSFVVKPLPLQKQPWFRWAVGSGVAMLAVLSAALALLSRRLHMYANHLKDLVKARTAELEEDVARRQKAEAAEREARQLLRSVLDTVPARVFWKDRHCRYLGCNLSFALDTRLPSPEAVVGKTDDELEWKEFAALYRADDMEVMDSGKPKLAFEEPIIMRGERRWLRTSKVPLRDVQGNIIGVLGTYEDITERKQAREELARRVEYMRVIAELASEFVATTADQTDPLVQRTLATIGQMTHADRAYVFLLRENAPVADNTHEWCAEGIEPQKPNLQGINIASMPWWVQQMRSGKMLYIPDVSRMPAEAAAEQKLLAAQGIQSLLVIPMMEMGEPMGFVGLDSVRQPRQWSSSEQDFLRLISATIMHALLRRRAEEKQLALQTQLMHAQKMESVGRLAGGVAHDFNNMLQAILGNVEMALLEEELPAGLREHLEEIRKSAERSARLTQQLLGYARKQTILPRRVDLNQEIAQLMQMLQRLIGEHIKLVWAPGVDLWPVWLDPGQLNQVLTNLVVNARDAIGDRPGGQITLETANVVLDEAYAAQHPGVTTGEYVRVVVSDNGSGMSAEVKAKLFEPFFTTKEVGKGTGLGLATVYGIMQQNRGHVSVTSQEGQGAAIMLYFPRHVSPQEQREREQEAEGLPGARGEERVMLVEDEDQVLQLGRRLLERRGYRVLAAHSPAEALEKAEACDGPIDLLITDVVMPGMNGRELRDRLRQKWPGLKCIFMSGYTADVLAPHGVLEEGVAFLAKPFSAQDFCRQVRCLLDQPA, via the coding sequence GTGGCTTTGACTACCGTCCAGTGGCCAGCGGTTCAGCGCCTGAGCAAGATCATTTTCTCCGGTTGGGGAGTGCTGGGCGTGGCGGCCTTCTGTTTGGCGGCGGTGCCGCCCGCGCCGGTGCCGGTGGAAAAGGAGGCCCCCTGGCGCATTGCCAACTTTTCCAAAGATGCCGGCGTGGGCCGGCGGAATGTGTTTGATCTGGCCTTTGAAACCAACGGCGTGGCGTGGTTTGCCGTTTCGGATGGCTTGTACCGGTACGATGGCTATCACTGGCGCAAATTCACCGTGGCCGACGGGCTGCCCAGCAGTTTCATCCGCTCCGTCACCGTGACCCGCGAAGGGGTGCTGTGGGTGGGGACGGATCGCGGCGCAGGCACGTTCAACGGGCAATACTTTTCGCATCTTGCGCCGCCGGAAAAACTGGCCGGCCCCAATGTGCGGCGGATCGTCCAGACACGGGACGGGGCTTTGTGGTTTTGTTGTGACCGGTGGCCCGATGCCACGCAGCCGGGCGGTCTGACCCGCTGGTTTCAGGGCGCGTACACCCATCATGGGGTGTCCAACGGACTGCCCAGCGATCATGTCATCAATCTTTTTGAACAGTCCAATGGCACGCTGATCGTGATGACCGGCAAAGGTCCCGCCATGGGGCAGGCCGGGAAATGGCAGTATATTGCCTTCACCGAGCCGGGTTATTCTTTTGAGGATTTTAGCTGGGGCGTCATTGAAACGCCGGAGGGCTGGCTGTTTGCGCAGGCGCAGAATAATGCCTTTTATTTTGACGGTCAGCGCTGGCGTGCATGTCCCCGCGAAGGCACGCCCAAATACCTCCCCCTCTGTCTGGCCAGGGATGGCTCGGTCATTGCGGCGGGGGATATTGGGCCGGAGGCGGTCAGCTTCCTGCGCTGGGACGGGCAGAAATTCATGCGGGCAAGCGCGGTGCTGCGGGGGGAGGCCCTGGACGTCAAGCATCTCAAGGCGGCGCCGGACGGGGCGATTTGGGCCGTGGGCCGCGGCACCATCCTGCGGTGGGAGTACGGGCCGGGTTTGTGGGAATGGCACCCGCAATACAGCCAGGTGTTGCTTGAAGACCAGCAGGGGCGGCTCTGGTTCGCCGGTGAACGCGGGCTGGTGTGTCAGGGGGAACGGTCATCCACCACCTTTTTGCAGGCGCAACCTCCCCTGGTGCAAGGCGCCCAGCAAAGCCTCTGGTTCAATGCCGCAGGGGGCGTCACGCGATGGGTGAACAATCAGACTGAGGGCTACCATGTCCATGAATGTGGTTTGGAGCTTTTCTTCGATGGCGTGGCGGATGGCACGGGCCGTTACACCTGGTTTTATGGCCGCGGGGGAGGGCGCCGTCACGTCATTGCCCGGCATGGCGCGGAAGGCTGGCAGTTGTATGACTCCGAAGCGCTGCGGCGGCGGGAAGTGATTTCCATGGCGGCGGATCCTGAGCACGGCGTGTGGGTGGTGCTGAACGACGGTGAGAACACGAGATATGAGATCGTCAAAGTGACCACCAACGGCCTGGCCGTGCCACCCGTGGCGGGGGAGTATCCGCGGGTATATCGCCCCCAGCTTTGTGTCAGTCATCAGGTCTTATATGTCTTTGGCTACAGTGGTTTGTGGACTTCGCCGCTCACTGTCCCGCTTAAGTTCACCTATGTGGAACAGGCCAAAGGGGTGGTGAGTTTTGGCCGAAGCGTGGGGGAGGTCAGTGCCTTTGTGGTGCGCGAGGGTATTGATGGACGCGCAGCGATTGTGGTGCACCGCGGCGCCAACTGGTTCCGGCATCCCATTCACTATGGCCAGCGGTTATGGCTGGGGGAAACGGGCTGGCTGCTGGTGGCAGACGGCGCGGAGATGGTGTTATGGCAGGTGCATGAATGGGATGCGCCCACCTACTTGTCGCTCCCCGCGGAGGCCTCCATCAATTCCTTGATTCGCATTCGGGATCACGATTTCTGGCTCGGCACTTCCATGGGGGTATTGAGGCGACACTCCCGCCCCATTCAGCCGGATACCGACCTTGGGGGGCCTGCCGCGGTGGACGAGGACACACCAGCCGTCTTCTTCGCCCGCGGGCTGGCGCCCTTTACGCCATTGGAGCAAAACCGCCGCTACTCCTTCTCCTGGCGGCTGAATGACGGGACCTGGTCGGACTATGGGGACTGGCCGGCCGCGGGGCTGATGTTCACCAATCTGCCGAGTGGCACCCACTTTCTGTCAGTGCGGGCCCGGGACGGTCTGGGGGGTGAAGATCCCAGCCCGGCGGTGTTATCGTTTGTGGTCAAACCATTGCCCTTGCAGAAACAGCCATGGTTTCGCTGGGCCGTGGGCAGCGGGGTGGCCATGCTGGCGGTGTTGAGCGCGGCCCTGGCCCTGTTGTCGCGGCGCCTGCACATGTATGCCAACCACCTCAAGGATCTGGTCAAGGCGCGCACGGCGGAGTTGGAGGAGGATGTCGCCCGGCGGCAAAAAGCCGAAGCGGCGGAGCGCGAGGCGCGCCAGTTGTTGCGGAGTGTGCTCGATACCGTGCCGGCCCGGGTTTTTTGGAAGGACCGCCATTGTCGTTATTTGGGGTGCAACCTGTCGTTTGCCCTGGATACCCGGTTGCCTTCGCCCGAGGCGGTGGTGGGCAAAACCGATGACGAACTGGAGTGGAAGGAGTTTGCGGCGCTTTACCGGGCGGACGACATGGAAGTCATGGACTCCGGCAAGCCCAAACTGGCCTTTGAAGAACCCATCATCATGCGGGGAGAACGGCGGTGGCTGCGCACCAGCAAGGTGCCCCTGCGGGATGTCCAGGGCAACATCATCGGCGTCCTGGGCACTTACGAGGACATCACCGAGCGCAAGCAGGCCCGGGAAGAACTGGCGCGCCGGGTGGAGTACATGCGGGTAATTGCCGAGCTGGCCAGCGAGTTTGTGGCCACCACCGCGGATCAAACGGACCCGCTGGTGCAGCGGACGCTGGCCACGATCGGGCAGATGACGCACGCCGACCGGGCTTATGTGTTTTTGCTGCGGGAGAATGCGCCCGTCGCGGACAACACCCACGAATGGTGTGCGGAAGGCATCGAACCACAGAAGCCCAACTTGCAGGGCATCAACATCGCCTCCATGCCGTGGTGGGTGCAACAAATGCGGAGCGGCAAAATGCTTTACATCCCCGACGTAAGCCGCATGCCGGCGGAGGCGGCGGCCGAACAAAAGTTGCTGGCGGCCCAGGGCATCCAATCGCTACTGGTAATCCCCATGATGGAGATGGGGGAGCCAATGGGGTTTGTGGGTCTGGATTCCGTGCGGCAACCGCGCCAATGGAGCTCCTCCGAGCAGGACTTCCTGCGCCTGATCAGCGCCACGATCATGCATGCGTTGTTGCGGCGGCGCGCCGAGGAGAAACAACTGGCTTTGCAAACCCAGCTTATGCACGCGCAGAAAATGGAATCGGTGGGCCGGCTGGCGGGCGGGGTGGCCCATGATTTCAACAACATGCTGCAGGCGATTCTGGGGAATGTGGAGATGGCCTTGCTCGAGGAGGAACTGCCGGCGGGGTTGCGGGAGCACTTGGAGGAAATCCGAAAGTCGGCCGAACGCTCGGCGCGGCTGACCCAGCAATTGCTGGGGTATGCCCGCAAACAAACCATCCTGCCGCGCCGGGTGGATTTGAATCAGGAGATCGCCCAACTGATGCAGATGCTGCAACGCCTCATTGGGGAGCACATCAAGTTGGTGTGGGCGCCGGGGGTGGACCTCTGGCCGGTGTGGCTGGACCCGGGGCAGTTGAACCAGGTGTTGACCAATCTGGTGGTGAATGCCAGAGACGCCATCGGGGATCGCCCGGGAGGCCAGATCACCCTGGAGACCGCAAATGTGGTGCTGGACGAGGCGTACGCCGCCCAGCATCCCGGTGTCACGACGGGGGAATATGTGCGGGTGGTGGTGAGCGACAACGGCAGCGGCATGAGTGCGGAAGTCAAGGCGAAGCTGTTTGAGCCGTTTTTCACCACCAAGGAGGTGGGCAAGGGGACGGGCCTGGGACTGGCCACGGTGTATGGCATCATGCAGCAAAATCGCGGGCATGTGAGCGTCACGAGCCAGGAGGGGCAGGGTGCCGCCATCATGCTGTACTTCCCCCGTCATGTCAGCCCGCAGGAGCAACGGGAACGCGAGCAGGAGGCCGAGGGATTGCCAGGGGCGCGGGGGGAGGAGCGGGTGATGTTGGTGGAGGATGAGGACCAGGTGTTGCAACTGGGGCGGCGCCTGCTGGAGCGCCGCGGGTATCGGGTGCTGGCGGCACATTCGCCGGCCGAGGCCTTGGAAAAGGCGGAGGCCTGTGACGGGCCGATTGATTTGTTGATCACCGATGTGGTGATGCCGGGCATGAACGGCCGGGAGCTGCGGGACCGCTTGCGGCAGAAATGGCCGGGCTTGAAATGTATCTTCATGTCCGGCTACACCGCCGATGTGCTGGCTCCGCATGGGGTGCTGGAGGAGGGGGTGGCATTTCTGGCCAAGCCGTTTTCCGCCCAGGATTTTTGCCGGCAGGTCCGCTGCTTGTTGGACCAACCGGCCTGA
- a CDS encoding PAS domain S-box protein — MRQGMFNAESEGGSAPLSLAPAAGGMDSIEYLSAIFQQSLIGVAVVEVATGRYLQANARFAEIVGYPLPELLQRTFQSITHPDDLAQGTRLREALLQGRIREYHFQKRYVRADGGVVWGSVAISAVGAPGEPCRRALVFLTDITDAKRVELALQASEQQYRELVEGVNSIILRMNPEGKITFVNAFGEQFFGWPRQELTGQNVVGTIVPERECTGRDLRELLAAIAHHPEAFEHNINENMCRDGRRVWIEWLNRAVVDKDGRLVEVLCVGHDITARWEAERALQERHRQFSQLAEAARQLHRHLEVPAILRLLVQTAVSLTGASGGAAGRLEGGKMVFKEYYAGGRWVPIDYQFPEGYGVPGLVMQTRQPYVSAHAPTDPHVIPEIQQALGLVTLADVPIFSHQGELLGCIEIHNKQGGQPFNEVDVELLQILAATAGIALHNAQLYQWTQQELAERRRMDAVLREQERRLKESQRIARIGSWHWDLVSGQLSWSEETYRLYGVSPDTFTLKLESFLQLIHPEDRAAMQQWVEDCMQGCRPGDLEFRAVLPDGSVRWLNGRGERVCDVEGRPLIMHGTVQDITERKRVEAALRESEERYRALFERSMDAVFLCDFEGRFLDANQAALDLLGYAREDIQSLEFHHLLTPEQLPLAFRTVREVLETGRQQTPTEYVLRRKDGRTIMMETHAALIYMDGRPWAIQGIGRDITARRQAEQAEREARQFLQTILDTVPARVFWKDRQSRYLGCNLAFARDAQVASPAEIAGKTDYDLVWKERAAQYQAVDQEVIDSGQPRLRYELAITHPDRTQSWLIVSKTPLRNAQGEIIGVLGIYEDITELKQMQEAHDRLQQQLLHAQKLESVGRLAGGVAHDFNNMLQAILGNVELAMQEAGLPPEVTESLDEIKKSAERSAKLTQQLLGYARKQTIMPRRLDLNEEIGQLLLMLQRLIGEHIKLVWAPGPGLGWVWLDPGQLNQVLANLVVNAKDAIGERAGGQITIETARVVLDEAYVAQHAGVTPGEYVMVAVSDNGVGMSAQVKARLFEPFFTTKELGKGTGLGLATVYGIMQQNGGQVNVYSEEGQGTTFKLYFPCLAGELTRPEESGEVRPAENGMPGARGEEVVLLVEDEEQVLELERRLLERRGYRVLAACGPEEALAQAGRITGRLDLLITDVVMPGMNGRELRDRLRQRWPRLKCLFMSGYTANVIAHHGVLEEGVDFIPKPFSAVDFCRKIRATLDAENRDD, encoded by the coding sequence ATGAGGCAGGGGATGTTCAACGCTGAATCCGAGGGCGGTTCGGCGCCTCTCTCCTTGGCACCCGCCGCGGGGGGGATGGATTCCATCGAGTATTTATCGGCCATTTTTCAGCAGAGCTTGATTGGCGTGGCGGTGGTGGAGGTGGCCACCGGCCGGTATTTGCAGGCCAACGCCCGCTTTGCCGAGATTGTGGGATATCCCCTCCCGGAGCTGTTGCAGCGCACTTTCCAAAGCATTACCCACCCGGATGACCTGGCCCAGGGCACGCGATTGCGCGAGGCGCTCCTGCAGGGGCGCATCCGGGAGTACCATTTCCAGAAGCGATATGTACGTGCCGATGGCGGGGTGGTCTGGGGATCAGTGGCGATTAGCGCGGTGGGGGCGCCCGGTGAACCATGCCGCCGCGCACTGGTGTTCTTGACCGACATCACCGATGCCAAACGGGTGGAGCTGGCACTGCAGGCCAGCGAGCAGCAATATCGCGAGCTGGTGGAAGGGGTGAATTCCATCATCCTGCGCATGAATCCGGAGGGCAAGATCACTTTCGTCAATGCCTTTGGCGAGCAGTTTTTTGGGTGGCCGCGGCAGGAGCTGACGGGCCAGAACGTGGTGGGCACCATTGTGCCCGAGCGGGAGTGCACCGGGCGCGATTTGCGGGAGTTGTTGGCGGCCATTGCCCATCATCCCGAGGCTTTCGAGCACAACATCAATGAAAACATGTGTCGCGATGGCCGCCGGGTTTGGATTGAATGGCTGAACCGGGCGGTGGTGGACAAGGACGGCCGGTTGGTGGAAGTTCTGTGTGTCGGCCACGACATCACGGCCCGCTGGGAGGCGGAACGGGCACTGCAGGAGCGGCATCGGCAGTTTTCGCAGTTGGCGGAGGCGGCGCGGCAACTGCACCGCCACTTGGAAGTGCCTGCCATTCTGCGGCTGCTGGTGCAAACGGCGGTGAGCCTTACCGGCGCCTCCGGTGGGGCTGCCGGACGGCTGGAGGGCGGGAAAATGGTGTTCAAGGAGTATTATGCCGGCGGCCGGTGGGTGCCCATTGATTATCAGTTCCCGGAGGGCTACGGCGTGCCGGGGCTGGTCATGCAAACCCGCCAGCCCTACGTCTCCGCCCACGCCCCCACCGATCCGCATGTCATTCCGGAAATTCAACAAGCCCTGGGCCTCGTAACCCTGGCCGATGTGCCCATCTTCAGCCATCAAGGCGAGTTGCTGGGGTGCATCGAAATACACAATAAACAAGGAGGCCAGCCATTCAACGAGGTGGACGTGGAGCTGCTGCAAATCCTCGCGGCCACCGCGGGCATTGCCCTCCATAATGCCCAACTCTATCAGTGGACGCAGCAGGAACTGGCCGAGCGCAGGCGCATGGACGCCGTGTTGCGCGAACAGGAGCGGCGGTTGAAGGAATCGCAACGCATCGCACGTATTGGCTCCTGGCATTGGGATTTAGTCTCGGGCCAGCTCTCGTGGAGCGAGGAAACGTACCGGCTTTATGGCGTGTCTCCGGACACATTTACGCTCAAGCTGGAAAGCTTTCTGCAACTGATTCATCCGGAGGATCGCGCCGCCATGCAGCAGTGGGTGGAAGATTGCATGCAGGGCTGCAGGCCTGGGGATTTAGAATTTCGCGCTGTACTCCCTGATGGCTCGGTGCGCTGGTTGAATGGCCGGGGCGAGCGGGTGTGCGACGTGGAGGGCCGTCCGTTGATCATGCACGGCACGGTGCAGGACATCACGGAGCGCAAACGGGTGGAGGCGGCGCTGCGGGAAAGTGAGGAGCGCTACCGGGCCCTGTTTGAACGCAGCATGGACGCCGTGTTTTTGTGCGACTTCGAAGGCCGTTTTTTGGACGCCAACCAGGCGGCCTTGGACTTGCTGGGCTACGCCCGCGAAGACATCCAGAGCCTGGAATTTCATCATTTGTTGACTCCGGAACAGCTTCCCCTCGCGTTTCGCACCGTGCGGGAAGTTCTGGAGACAGGCCGGCAGCAGACGCCCACCGAATACGTGCTGCGTCGCAAGGATGGGCGGACGATCATGATGGAAACCCATGCTGCCTTGATTTACATGGACGGCCGGCCCTGGGCCATCCAGGGCATCGGGCGCGACATCACCGCCCGCCGTCAAGCCGAGCAGGCCGAGCGCGAGGCGAGGCAATTCCTGCAAACGATTCTGGACACGGTGCCGGCGCGGGTGTTCTGGAAGGATCGGCAGTCACGCTACCTGGGATGCAACCTTGCCTTTGCGCGCGATGCGCAGGTGGCTTCGCCGGCGGAGATTGCCGGGAAAACAGATTATGACCTGGTTTGGAAGGAGCGGGCGGCGCAATACCAGGCGGTGGATCAGGAGGTGATAGACAGCGGGCAGCCACGGCTGCGATACGAGCTGGCCATCACTCATCCTGACCGGACGCAAAGCTGGCTGATTGTGAGCAAAACCCCCCTGCGCAATGCCCAGGGGGAGATTATCGGTGTGCTGGGCATTTACGAGGACATTACCGAGCTGAAGCAGATGCAGGAGGCCCATGACCGCCTGCAACAGCAACTGTTGCATGCGCAGAAACTCGAATCAGTGGGGCGGCTGGCGGGCGGCGTGGCGCATGATTTCAATAACATGCTCCAGGCGATCCTGGGGAATGTGGAGCTCGCGATGCAGGAGGCCGGATTGCCGCCTGAGGTGACCGAGTCCCTGGACGAGATCAAAAAGTCCGCCGAGCGGTCGGCGAAATTGACACAACAGTTGCTGGGGTACGCGCGAAAACAGACAATCATGCCGCGGCGGTTGGACCTGAATGAGGAGATCGGGCAGTTGTTGCTGATGCTGCAACGGCTCATTGGGGAGCATATCAAGCTGGTGTGGGCGCCGGGGCCCGGGCTGGGATGGGTGTGGCTCGATCCGGGGCAGTTGAATCAGGTGCTGGCCAATTTGGTGGTCAACGCCAAGGATGCAATTGGCGAGCGCGCGGGAGGCCAGATCACCATTGAGACGGCGCGGGTGGTCCTGGACGAGGCGTATGTGGCCCAGCACGCCGGCGTCACACCGGGGGAATATGTCATGGTGGCGGTGAGCGACAACGGGGTGGGGATGAGCGCGCAGGTCAAAGCGCGATTGTTCGAGCCGTTTTTCACCACCAAGGAGCTGGGCAAAGGCACAGGGCTGGGACTGGCCACCGTGTACGGCATCATGCAGCAGAACGGGGGACAGGTGAATGTCTATAGCGAAGAGGGACAGGGGACCACCTTTAAGCTCTATTTCCCTTGTCTGGCGGGTGAACTCACGAGGCCGGAAGAAAGCGGCGAGGTCAGGCCGGCGGAGAATGGAATGCCGGGGGCCCGCGGGGAAGAGGTGGTGCTGCTGGTGGAGGACGAGGAGCAGGTGCTGGAGCTGGAGCGGCGCCTGCTGGAGCGGCGGGGCTATCGGGTACTGGCTGCATGCGGGCCGGAGGAGGCGCTGGCGCAGGCCGGGCGCATCACCGGCAGGCTGGATTTACTGATCACCGATGTCGTGATGCCCGGGATGAATGGCCGGGAGCTGCGGGACCGGCTGCGCCAACGCTGGCCGCGGTTGAAATGCCTGTTTATGTCGGGTTACACGGCCAATGTGATTGCGCATCATGGCGTGTTGGAGGAAGGGGTTGATTTCATTCCCAAACCGTTTTCAGCCGTTGATTTTTGCCGGAAAATCCGGGCAACATTGGACGCCGAAAACCGCGATGATTAA
- the mutL gene encoding DNA mismatch repair endonuclease MutL, with the protein MNRIRLLPEHVANQIAAGEVVERPASVVKELVENALDAQATRIVVEIQAGGRSLIRVTDDGIGMSRDDALLSLERHATSKIQRAEDLAAIATMGFRGEALPSIASVSRFILTTREHPGPDGQPVEATQIVVHGGKIMEVHAAGAPPGTCVEVRQLFYNLPARRKFLRSEETEAAHIQHYLTLAALAHPAVAFTYLKEGRMVWQLPALSGVEPLRALRERLRALYGEVGQLLALDAQGVIAAGEMEEEAPPERPEVRLWGYIGAPGVSRATRAEQHLFVNRRPVENRGLNAALLEAYHTALMKGRYPVCCLFLEMDPAAVDVNIHPAKREVKFHREREVRGFVTRAVRQRLLDFHAAPAAARDTKESPGPQPAAPQARAEATPPAAQLNLAVPGQPALPIAATPLFNQAAAPAPARSAPPPPADASPREPVPRTVVSSSPASPAPEAGREPVPLLRVPLRLVGVIGRLYVVLESDRGLVLLDQHAAHERVLFEQMMARLERQEAVPSQRLLTPQTVELPPREAHFLKENLATLARLGVGLSHFGERTFLLDSLPAFMKTAAARQLVVDLVDELQAAGAAVNTLRLGEQVVAKTVCRHAVKAHDPLQGAELEELIEQLRRCAMPYTCPHGRPTLIEMSYRELEKKFGRIQ; encoded by the coding sequence ATGAATCGCATCCGCCTGCTGCCCGAGCATGTGGCCAACCAGATCGCCGCCGGCGAGGTGGTCGAGCGCCCCGCCAGCGTGGTCAAGGAGCTGGTGGAGAACGCGCTGGACGCCCAGGCCACCCGCATTGTGGTGGAAATTCAGGCGGGCGGGCGCAGCCTGATTCGGGTGACGGACGACGGCATCGGCATGAGCCGGGACGACGCCCTCTTGAGCCTGGAGCGCCATGCCACCAGCAAAATCCAGCGTGCCGAGGACTTGGCGGCCATTGCCACCATGGGTTTTCGCGGGGAGGCGCTCCCCAGCATTGCCAGTGTCAGCCGTTTTATTTTGACGACCCGCGAACATCCCGGGCCGGACGGGCAGCCGGTGGAGGCCACGCAAATCGTTGTGCACGGCGGCAAAATCATGGAGGTGCATGCGGCGGGCGCGCCCCCGGGCACTTGTGTGGAGGTGCGCCAGCTTTTTTACAATTTGCCGGCCCGGCGCAAATTTTTGCGGAGCGAGGAGACCGAGGCGGCGCACATCCAACATTATTTGACCCTGGCGGCGCTCGCCCATCCGGCGGTGGCGTTCACGTACTTGAAAGAGGGGCGCATGGTGTGGCAACTGCCCGCCTTGAGCGGGGTGGAGCCGCTGAGGGCGCTGCGCGAGCGGCTGCGGGCGTTGTATGGCGAGGTGGGGCAACTCCTGGCTCTGGACGCGCAAGGGGTAATTGCGGCAGGGGAGATGGAGGAGGAGGCGCCCCCGGAGCGGCCCGAAGTGCGCTTGTGGGGATACATCGGCGCGCCGGGGGTTTCCCGGGCCACCCGGGCCGAGCAGCACCTTTTCGTCAACCGGCGGCCGGTGGAAAACCGGGGGCTGAATGCTGCGTTGCTGGAGGCGTACCACACCGCCTTGATGAAAGGCCGCTATCCGGTGTGCTGCTTGTTTCTCGAAATGGACCCGGCGGCAGTGGATGTGAACATCCATCCGGCCAAACGCGAGGTGAAGTTTCATCGCGAGCGGGAGGTGCGTGGATTCGTCACCCGGGCGGTGCGCCAGCGGCTCCTGGATTTTCACGCGGCGCCGGCGGCGGCCCGCGACACGAAGGAATCGCCCGGCCCGCAACCTGCCGCGCCGCAGGCCAGGGCGGAGGCCACACCGCCCGCGGCGCAGTTGAATCTGGCGGTGCCCGGACAGCCGGCCCTGCCGATTGCGGCCACGCCCCTGTTTAACCAGGCGGCAGCCCCGGCACCGGCAAGATCGGCGCCGCCCCCTCCGGCGGACGCCTCCCCCAGGGAGCCCGTCCCCCGGACGGTTGTTTCCTCGTCCCCTGCGTCGCCTGCGCCGGAGGCCGGGCGCGAGCCGGTGCCCCTCCTCCGGGTGCCCTTGCGGCTGGTGGGGGTGATTGGGCGGTTGTACGTGGTGCTGGAATCAGATCGCGGCCTGGTGTTGCTGGATCAACATGCGGCGCATGAGCGGGTGCTCTTCGAGCAAATGATGGCGCGCCTGGAGCGTCAGGAGGCCGTGCCAAGTCAGCGGTTGCTGACACCGCAAACGGTGGAATTGCCGCCGCGCGAGGCGCATTTTTTGAAGGAGAACCTCGCCACACTGGCGCGGCTGGGCGTGGGACTGAGCCACTTTGGCGAGCGCACCTTCCTGCTGGACAGCCTGCCCGCCTTCATGAAAACTGCCGCGGCCCGGCAATTGGTGGTGGATTTGGTGGACGAACTGCAGGCGGCCGGCGCGGCGGTCAATACGCTGCGGCTGGGCGAGCAGGTCGTCGCCAAAACCGTGTGCCGGCACGCCGTCAAGGCGCATGATCCGCTGCAAGGGGCCGAGCTTGAGGAATTGATTGAGCAACTGCGGCGTTGCGCCATGCCCTACACCTGCCCCCATGGCCGGCCCACCCTGATTGAAATGAGTTATCGGGAACTGGAGAAGAAGTTTGGGCGAATTCAATGA